In a genomic window of Glycine max cultivar Williams 82 chromosome 13, Glycine_max_v4.0, whole genome shotgun sequence:
- the LOC100802259 gene encoding serine/threonine-protein kinase-like protein CCR1: protein MQIISHSSFFLLLLFLFLCSNANGFGAMGPISASFGKDEVFCSIDASGKQDVICWGSNATSPSLSTVSNALPAMSALSGGEGFLCGILANTSQAFCWSAVTRPSADLILVPPAYRNTAYSQVAAGKSHVCAIRGSYYADRDSGTVDCWEITKTANKTLTAKQSDKFIDQLISNLEVKRVVSGEGFTCGEVNDGGLICWGPTSENLGNISNVSDTFAVLAAGRSAVCGVFNVSGELKCWGDPVSFSDPPLDSVRLVSLSAGANHFCGVRMDNHEVECWGDLNSSVIPKGNGFMAIASSDFTTCGIREDDLLLDCWLVNASKPDFDPPLELSSPGLCRASECGVDEFAFNVSVLNELALTSVCVREDLRICSPCGSNCSKGFFLSSECSRNADRVCTACSLCQNSSCFGVCGLHSSSGQHLHLHWHHLRKWVVIVGCPVLGFLVILLCGCLFMVRKRTKKQSKSCIGKPDQEEDHVNVALNSTLSVNSCPGAPQVFRLSELKDATNGFKEFNELGRGSYGFVYKAALADGRVVAVKRANAATIIHTNNRDFETELEILCKIRHCNVVNLLGYCAEMGERLLVYEYMPHGTLYDHLHGGLSPLNWSLRLKTAMQAAKGLEYLHKELVPPIVHKDLKSSNILLDSEWGARISDFGLLASSDKDLNGDLESDVYNFGIVLLEILSGRKAYDRDYTPPNVVEWAVPLIKQGKGAAIIDRYVALPRNVEPLLKLADIAELAVRENPSERPPMSDIASWLEQIVKDGLFL from the coding sequence ATGCAAATTATCTCTCActcttccttctttcttcttctgttATTCCTTTTCTTATGCAGTAATGCAAACGGGTTCGGCGCAATGGGACCAATCTCTGCGTCGTTCGGAAAAGACGAGGTTTTTTGCTCCATCGATGCCAGTGGAAAGCAGGACGTTATTTGCTGGGGGAGCAACGCCACGTCACCGTCGCTCTCAACCGTCAGCAACGCCCTCCCTGCCATGTCAGCACTCTCCGGCGGGGAGGGATTTCTCTGCGGCATTTTAGCGAACACCTCGCAAGCCTTTTGCTGGAGTGCTGTAACCAGACCGAGCGCAGATCTAATCCTCGTGCCTCCGGCGTACCGGAACACCGCCTATTCCCAAGTCGCCGCCGGAAAGAGCCACGTCTGCGCCATCCGGGGATCCTACTACGCCGATCGCGATTCCGGCACCGTTGACTGCTGGGAAATCACGAAAACCGCCAACAAAACGTTGACAGCGAAACAGAGTGATAAGTTCATCGACCAATTAATATCGAATCTGGAGGTGAAGAGGGTTGTTTCCGGTGAAGGCTTCACCTGCGGCGAGGTAAACGACGGTGGACTAATCTGCTGGGGACCCACTTCGGAAAATTTGGGAAACATTTCCAATGTTTCCGACACCTTCGCGGTTCTGGCGGCGGGTCGGAGCGCCGTGTGCGGCGTTTTCAACGTTTCCGGCGAGTTAAAATGCTGGGGCGACCCGGTTTCGTTTTCGGACCCTCCGCTAGATTCGGTTCGGTTAGTCTCTCTATCCGCCGGGGCCAACCATTTCTGCGGCGTGAGAATGGATAACCATGAAGTTGAATGCTGGGGTGATTTGAATTCTTCGGTTATTCCAAAAGGTAATGGCTTTATGGCTATTGCTTCTTCGGATTTCACCACGTGCGGGATCAGGGAAGATGATCTTCTTCTGGATTGTTGGTTGGTCAACGCTTCAAAACCCGATTTTGATCCTCCTTTGGAACTTTCGAGCCCTGGACTCTGTAGGGCTAGTGAGTGTGGGGTTGATGAGTTTGCTTTCAATGTGAGTGTGCTCAATGAGCTAGCTTTGACGAGCGTGTGTGTTAGAGAGGATTTGAGGATTTGTTCGCCTTGTGGGTCAAATTGTTCCAAAGGGTTCTTCTTGTCTAGTGAATGTTCTAGGAATGCTGATAGAGTTTGCACTGCTTGTTCTCTTTGTCAGAACagttcttgttttggtgtttgtGGACTCCACTCCTCATCGGGGCAGCATTTGCATTTGCATTGGCATCATTTACGTAAATGGGTGGTGATAGTTGGGTGTCCAGTGTTGGGGTTTTTGGTTATTTTGCTTTGTGGGTGTCTTTTTATGGTTAGAAAGAGGACTAAGAAGCAATCCAAGTCTTGCATCGGGAAACCGGATCAGGAGGAAGATCATGTGAATGTTGCTCTTAACTCTACTCTTTCAGTTAATTCGTGCCCCGGTGCGCCTCAGGTTTTCAGGCTCTCTGAGCTTAAGGATGCTACTAATGGGTTTAAGGAGTTTAATGAACTTGGGAGGGGGAGTTATGGGTTTGTGTATAAGGCTGCATTAGCTGATGGGAGAGTGGTTGCTGTTAAAAGAGCGAATGCTGCTACCATAATTCACACCAACAACCGCGATTTTGAAACGGAGCTGGAGATTCTCTGCAAAATTCGACACTGTAATGTTGTCAACTTGTTGGGGTATTGCGCGGAGATGGGGGAGAGGTTGCTTGTCTACGAGTATATGCCTCACGGGACGCTCTATGATCACCTCCACGGTGGTCTTTCTCCGCTGAATTGGAGCCTCAGGTTGAAGACAGCGATGCAGGCCGCGAAGGGGCTTGAGTACCTTCACAAGGAACTTGTTCCTCCCATTGTGCACAAGGATCTCAAGAGTTCCAACATTCTCTTGGATTCGGAGTGGGGGGCAAGGATTTCAGACTTTGGACTTCTTGCTTCTAGTGACAAGGATCTCAACGGGGACCTAGAAAGTGATGTTTACAATTTTGGGATTGTGTTGCTTGAGATTCTGAGTGGAAGGAAGGCTTATGATAGGGATTACACTCCACCCAACGTGGTTGAGTGGGCAGTGCCTTTGATCAAACAAGGGAAAGGTGCTGCTATAATTGATAGGTATGTGGCTCTTCCAAGAAATGTTGAGCCTTTGCTCAAGCTTGCTGATATAGCAGAGCTTGCTGTGAGAGAAAATCCAAGTGAGCGTCCACCTATGTCAGATATAGCATCTTGGTTGGAGCAAATTGTGAAGGACGGATTGTTCTTATAG